The Pirellulales bacterium genome window below encodes:
- a CDS encoding helix-turn-helix domain-containing protein: MEEKRAATGRLLSAREIAELLSVCAHTIRRWVKAGRFPTPLKLGRTVRWSEAAVQEWIAHQVI; the protein is encoded by the coding sequence ATGGAAGAGAAACGCGCGGCCACCGGACGGCTGCTAAGCGCCCGCGAAATAGCCGAGCTATTGAGCGTCTGTGCTCACACAATCAGGCGCTGGGTGAAGGCCGGCAGGTTTCCCACGCCGCTCAAGCTTGGTCGTACGGTTCGGTGGTCGGAAGCTGCCGTTCAAGAGTGGATCGCCCATCAAGTGATTTAA